A window of Halomonas sp. GFAJ-1 contains these coding sequences:
- a CDS encoding GTP cyclohydrolase II — translation MTIRFIAASRLPTPWATFTMHGFEDEATGKDHIALTLGDVSGGEPVLGRVHSECLTGDALFSMRCDCGYQLQEALKRIAEEGRGVLFYLRQEGRGIGLLNKIRAYNLQDQGADTVEANEQLGFGADMRRYDLCVPMLNHLGITALKLMTNNPRKVDALTRDGVNVVERLPITTGLNPHNEHYLSTKAGKLGHMMALDDFTQASDVDIERKG, via the coding sequence GTGACCATCCGCTTCATTGCCGCTTCTCGGCTGCCCACTCCCTGGGCGACATTCACTATGCATGGTTTCGAAGACGAGGCCACGGGCAAAGACCATATTGCGCTAACGCTGGGCGACGTGAGCGGCGGCGAGCCAGTGCTTGGGCGCGTGCACTCTGAGTGCTTAACCGGCGATGCGCTGTTCTCCATGCGCTGTGACTGTGGTTATCAGCTGCAGGAGGCGCTCAAGCGTATTGCCGAAGAGGGCCGGGGCGTACTGTTCTACCTGCGCCAAGAGGGGCGCGGTATTGGGCTACTTAATAAAATTCGCGCCTACAACCTTCAAGACCAGGGGGCCGATACGGTCGAGGCCAACGAACAGCTCGGTTTTGGTGCCGACATGCGCCGCTACGACCTGTGCGTGCCGATGCTCAACCATTTAGGTATTACGGCGTTAAAACTGATGACGAATAACCCGCGCAAGGTGGATGCCTTGACTCGGGATGGAGTGAATGTGGTCGAGCGTCTGCCGATTACCACAGGTCTGAACCCGCACAACGAACACTACCTCTCCACTAAAGCGGGCAAGCTCGGCCATATGATGGCGCTGGATGATTTTACCCAGGCCAGCGACGTGGATATTGAGCGTAAGGGGTAG
- a CDS encoding two-component system response regulator yields MTRAQFKVLLVEDEPADVHLTKMAFNEGKVLVDVHDVGDGVEALAFLKQEAPYQNAPKPDLILLDLNMPRMDGKTFLKKFKTLETLRQIPVVVLTTSEAESDIIDSYDLGASGFIVKPVDIDQFINAIQALEEYWLTLVRRPS; encoded by the coding sequence ATGACGCGCGCGCAGTTTAAAGTATTGCTGGTGGAAGATGAACCCGCGGATGTGCACCTCACTAAAATGGCCTTCAATGAAGGTAAAGTACTGGTGGATGTGCATGACGTGGGAGATGGTGTTGAGGCGTTAGCATTTTTAAAGCAGGAAGCCCCCTATCAGAATGCGCCAAAGCCGGACTTAATTCTGCTCGATCTTAATATGCCGCGTATGGATGGCAAAACGTTCCTGAAAAAATTCAAAACCTTGGAAACACTTCGTCAAATACCGGTGGTTGTATTAACCACGTCGGAAGCAGAGTCCGATATTATTGACTCTTACGATCTTGGCGCTTCGGGCTTTATTGTCAAACCTGTTGATATAGATCAGTTTATTAACGCTATCCAGGCGCTAGAAGAGTACTGGTTGACGTTGGTAAGAAGGCCATCTTAA
- a CDS encoding protein phosphatase CheZ codes for MSTTKNAHDSTMPSVLGKHDSADDMIHRIGYVTRLLRDSMKELGLDQQISQAAQAIPDANDRLSYVAAMTEQAAERALNAVERAQPLQDDLESAGDALSQRWQKAAAALAKVDGDATLIEDTQHYLSQTLPDATGATQKELLEIMMAQDFQDLTGQVIKKMMEVIKLIEEQLVQVLVDNVPNVTDGVKAEDNRDEHAKLRNGPQVSQNKTDVVAGQDQVDDLLDELGF; via the coding sequence ATGAGCACGACTAAGAATGCCCACGATTCGACAATGCCGTCGGTGTTGGGAAAGCACGATAGTGCTGATGACATGATTCACCGCATAGGCTATGTAACTCGCCTGCTGCGCGACAGTATGAAAGAGCTGGGGTTGGATCAGCAGATCTCTCAGGCAGCGCAGGCGATCCCTGATGCTAATGATCGGCTTAGCTATGTGGCGGCAATGACAGAGCAGGCCGCTGAGCGCGCTTTAAATGCTGTTGAACGAGCCCAGCCATTACAAGATGACCTTGAGAGTGCCGGCGATGCGCTGAGCCAGCGCTGGCAGAAAGCTGCCGCCGCGCTGGCCAAGGTGGACGGAGATGCGACGCTGATTGAAGATACCCAGCACTATCTAAGCCAGACGCTGCCGGATGCCACCGGCGCCACACAAAAAGAGCTGCTAGAAATCATGATGGCGCAAGATTTCCAAGATCTTACCGGCCAAGTGATCAAAAAGATGATGGAAGTCATCAAGCTTATCGAAGAGCAGCTGGTTCAGGTGCTGGTGGATAATGTCCCGAATGTAACCGATGGGGTTAAGGCAGAAGATAACCGTGACGAGCATGCCAAGCTGCGAAACGGACCGCAGGTCAGTCAAAACAAGACTGATGTAGTGGCGGGGCAAGATCAGGTTGATGACCTGCTGGATGAGCTAGGCTTTTAA
- a CDS encoding glutathione S-transferase, giving the protein MITNYSFPNSRSVRVTWTLEELGLEYRCQHVALDKGEGQTTAHLVRHPDGKVPVIEDGELILFESAPICRYLAEQYGDGNLLPNSAAERAQVDQWLSFIITEIEQPLWLQAKHKFALPQERRVPAVLPTAAWEFQRALHALERRYDGQETLVGDTFTLADLFLTHTLSWAASMKHRLPEPLVAYHARHSARPAMARAMEKEQAAKEESED; this is encoded by the coding sequence ATGATAACCAACTACAGCTTTCCGAACTCTCGCTCGGTGCGGGTTACCTGGACACTTGAAGAGCTCGGCCTGGAATACCGCTGCCAGCATGTCGCATTGGATAAAGGCGAGGGACAAACCACTGCGCACTTAGTCCGACACCCCGACGGCAAGGTGCCCGTGATTGAAGATGGTGAGCTAATACTGTTCGAGTCGGCGCCTATCTGCCGATACCTCGCAGAACAGTATGGAGACGGCAACCTGCTGCCAAACAGCGCTGCCGAGCGTGCGCAGGTAGATCAATGGCTGAGCTTTATCATTACCGAAATTGAGCAGCCGCTGTGGCTACAGGCCAAGCATAAGTTTGCCCTGCCCCAAGAACGGCGTGTGCCCGCGGTTTTACCCACCGCCGCGTGGGAGTTCCAGCGCGCACTACACGCGCTTGAGCGCCGCTATGATGGCCAAGAAACCCTTGTCGGCGATACGTTTACCCTGGCAGATCTATTTCTTACCCATACGCTAAGCTGGGCAGCTAGCATGAAGCACCGGTTACCCGAGCCATTAGTGGCTTACCACGCTCGCCATTCGGCACGCCCGGCGATGGCGCGCGCCATGGAAAAAGAGCAGGCAGCAAAAGAAGAGAGTGAAGATTAA
- a CDS encoding molecular chaperone DjlA: MLFLIILFGLIGLAIGGSWGLLTGGVLGWWLGRRIKRRLTIARMQIQEGFLESIFSVMGCLCQADGKVTDGELGVAEKLFDQMHLQGEQRAKARAAFERGRADNFNLDAELASVNRLTQRQPILRQVFLQVQLTAIAADGVLHPAEHEMILRVARGVGCSEAEVQQIEAMLHGAAANSQGSSEEALKDAYQVLGVSEDASDTEIKKAYRRLMSQNHPDKLAGKGLPDSMREVAQARTSEIGNAYERIRSARGQ; this comes from the coding sequence ATGCTATTTCTAATTATTCTATTTGGCCTGATTGGCCTCGCCATTGGCGGTTCTTGGGGCTTGCTCACGGGGGGTGTTTTAGGCTGGTGGCTGGGACGGCGCATCAAACGCCGCTTAACCATCGCGCGAATGCAAATCCAAGAGGGCTTTCTAGAGTCGATCTTTTCGGTGATGGGCTGCCTGTGCCAAGCCGACGGCAAGGTCACGGATGGCGAGCTGGGCGTAGCCGAAAAGCTGTTCGACCAGATGCACCTCCAGGGTGAACAGCGCGCTAAAGCGCGTGCCGCCTTTGAACGCGGTCGCGCCGACAATTTCAATCTTGATGCAGAACTGGCCAGCGTCAACCGCCTCACCCAGCGTCAGCCCATTTTACGTCAGGTGTTTTTGCAGGTTCAGCTCACCGCCATTGCTGCCGACGGCGTGCTCCACCCCGCCGAGCACGAAATGATTCTACGGGTGGCCCGCGGTGTTGGCTGCAGCGAAGCCGAAGTTCAACAAATTGAAGCAATGCTGCACGGCGCAGCCGCCAACTCCCAGGGCTCCAGCGAAGAAGCGCTTAAAGATGCGTATCAAGTGTTGGGGGTAAGTGAAGATGCCAGCGATACCGAGATCAAAAAGGCTTACCGCCGCCTAATGAGCCAAAACCACCCAGACAAACTGGCTGGCAAAGGGCTTCCCGACAGCATGCGCGAAGTTGCCCAGGCCCGCACCAGCGAGATTGGTAACGCCTACGAACGTATTCGTAGCGCCCGGGGGCAGTAG
- a CDS encoding 1-deoxy-D-xylulose-5-phosphate synthase — MPPMKLFDEIPRERPTTPLLDSFEHPAALRAMNSKQLAQLADELRAYLLYSVGVSGGHFGAGLGVVELSVALHHAFHTPKDRLVWDVGHQAYPHKILTGRRDAMLSIRQHGGLAAFPHRAESEYDTFGVGHSSTSISAALGMALAAQAQGNPRRVCAIIGDGALTAGMAFEALAHAGHVNANLLVVLNDNEMSISENVGGIATYLARVLSSKPYLKMREESKKVLSHLPGALELARRTEEHMKGMVSPATLFEEMGFNYVGPIDGHDLDALTSTLHNLRDEDGPQFLHIKTVKGKGFLPAEADQIGYHAITKLEKPSDIAKASLVKKPVAPKQSSKKYCNVFGDWLYDMAAADPRLMGITPAMREGSDLIRFSQAYPERYFDVAIAEQHAVTLAAGMACEGMKPVVAIYSTFLQRGYDQLIHDVAVQNLDVTFAIDRAGLVGEDGPTHHGSMDLSFLRCVPGMVILAPADEAECRALLSAAYHHPGPAAVRYPRGSGPGVDIPTHLEPLAIGKAEVRRHASNDGVRIALLAFGSVNSAAADVAETLNATHINMRSIKPLDRDAVLHAADEHELLVTLEENVIAGGAGSAVNELLHAEGVQVEVLNLGLPDAFVEHGTPAELLRDCGLDAAGIEHAIRARLP, encoded by the coding sequence ATGCCGCCTATGAAGCTGTTCGACGAGATACCCCGCGAGCGCCCGACGACACCGCTGCTCGACTCCTTTGAGCACCCTGCCGCCCTGCGTGCCATGAATAGTAAGCAGCTTGCCCAGCTGGCAGATGAGCTGCGCGCTTACCTGCTGTATAGCGTCGGCGTTTCCGGCGGCCACTTTGGCGCAGGCCTCGGCGTCGTGGAGCTTAGCGTAGCGCTGCACCACGCTTTTCATACCCCTAAAGACCGCTTAGTGTGGGACGTGGGCCATCAAGCTTACCCTCATAAGATTCTCACGGGGCGCCGCGACGCGATGCTCAGTATTCGCCAGCACGGCGGCCTTGCAGCCTTTCCCCACCGGGCAGAGTCAGAGTACGACACCTTTGGCGTCGGCCACTCCAGCACCTCAATTTCCGCGGCCCTTGGCATGGCGCTGGCCGCCCAAGCGCAAGGCAACCCACGCAGGGTGTGTGCGATTATTGGCGACGGCGCGCTAACCGCAGGCATGGCGTTTGAAGCTCTGGCCCATGCCGGTCACGTTAACGCTAACCTGCTGGTGGTGCTGAACGACAACGAAATGTCGATTTCTGAAAACGTCGGCGGCATCGCGACGTACCTTGCCCGCGTGCTGTCCAGCAAGCCTTATCTCAAAATGCGCGAAGAGAGCAAAAAAGTGCTTTCTCACCTGCCCGGCGCCCTCGAGCTTGCCCGCCGCACCGAAGAGCACATGAAAGGTATGGTGAGCCCCGCCACGCTATTTGAAGAGATGGGCTTTAACTACGTCGGCCCCATCGATGGCCATGATTTGGACGCGCTAACCAGCACGCTGCACAACCTGCGCGATGAAGATGGGCCGCAGTTCCTGCATATTAAAACCGTCAAAGGTAAAGGCTTCTTACCCGCTGAAGCTGACCAGATTGGTTATCACGCCATCACTAAGCTGGAAAAACCTAGCGACATCGCCAAAGCATCGCTGGTGAAAAAGCCGGTAGCGCCAAAACAGAGCTCGAAGAAATACTGTAACGTCTTTGGTGACTGGCTATACGATATGGCCGCCGCCGACCCGCGGCTGATGGGCATTACTCCCGCCATGCGCGAAGGCTCAGATTTAATTCGCTTTTCCCAAGCCTACCCTGAGCGCTACTTTGATGTCGCCATTGCAGAGCAGCACGCGGTCACCTTGGCAGCAGGTATGGCTTGCGAAGGCATGAAACCGGTAGTGGCGATCTACTCCACCTTTTTACAGCGCGGCTACGACCAATTGATTCACGATGTGGCCGTACAGAACCTGGATGTCACCTTCGCGATTGACCGTGCAGGGCTGGTGGGGGAAGACGGGCCGACGCACCACGGCAGTATGGATCTTTCATTTTTACGCTGTGTGCCGGGCATGGTGATTTTAGCCCCCGCCGATGAGGCCGAATGCCGCGCCCTGCTTAGCGCCGCGTATCACCACCCTGGCCCCGCTGCCGTACGCTACCCGCGGGGAAGCGGCCCCGGCGTCGATATTCCCACGCACCTGGAACCCCTCGCCATCGGCAAGGCCGAGGTGCGCCGCCACGCCTCAAACGACGGAGTGCGTATCGCACTGCTGGCGTTTGGCAGTGTTAATAGCGCCGCCGCCGACGTGGCTGAAACGCTCAACGCCACTCACATTAATATGCGCTCAATTAAACCGCTTGACCGCGACGCCGTGCTACATGCTGCCGATGAGCACGAACTGCTCGTCACCCTGGAAGAGAACGTGATTGCCGGTGGCGCAGGCAGTGCAGTGAATGAACTCCTCCACGCCGAAGGCGTTCAAGTGGAGGTGCTAAATTTAGGCCTGCCGGACGCCTTTGTTGAACACGGCACCCCCGCCGAGCTTTTACGCGACTGCGGGCTAGATGCAGCGGGCATTGAACACGCGATCCGCGCCCGGCTGCCGTGA
- a CDS encoding geranyl transferase has product MVTANPTRLTTLRQTSNARVDATLAALFDSHRAVDPRLEAAMRHGLLVGGKRLRPLLVYLAGQALGADDEALDAPAAAIELIHAYSLIHDDLPAMDDDDLRRGQPTVHKAFDEATAILAGDALQALAFEVLARRPHPRLGSMVTTLAVASGREGMVAGQALDLAAVGGHPDVDALAHMHSHKTGALIVAAVRLGGLVAVEEQDPRLSALIRYARAIGLAFQIHDDVLDVTGDTATLGKASGADAARAKPTYPSLLGLAGAQRKAQALIDEAIAALAPLGERAAPLADLAHYMIERDH; this is encoded by the coding sequence ATGGTAACCGCTAACCCAACACGGCTAACCACCCTGCGCCAAACCAGCAACGCCCGGGTAGACGCCACCCTCGCCGCACTATTCGACAGCCACCGCGCCGTTGATCCGCGCCTGGAAGCCGCCATGCGCCACGGCCTGCTGGTAGGCGGCAAACGCCTGCGCCCGCTGCTTGTGTATCTCGCAGGGCAGGCCCTGGGCGCTGATGATGAGGCCCTGGATGCCCCCGCGGCGGCGATTGAGCTGATTCACGCTTACTCGCTAATCCATGACGATTTACCCGCCATGGACGACGACGACTTGCGCCGCGGCCAACCGACGGTACATAAAGCCTTCGATGAAGCTACCGCTATTCTGGCCGGTGATGCGCTACAAGCGTTAGCGTTTGAAGTGCTCGCCCGCCGCCCGCACCCCCGGCTTGGCAGTATGGTGACTACGCTGGCGGTGGCTTCGGGTCGAGAAGGTATGGTCGCAGGCCAAGCACTGGACCTTGCCGCTGTGGGCGGCCACCCGGATGTCGACGCGCTAGCGCACATGCACAGCCATAAAACCGGCGCGCTCATTGTGGCCGCGGTACGTCTCGGTGGGCTAGTCGCCGTTGAAGAACAGGACCCGCGCTTAAGCGCATTAATTCGCTACGCCCGCGCCATTGGTCTAGCCTTCCAGATTCACGATGATGTGCTGGACGTGACGGGTGATACCGCCACGCTGGGTAAAGCATCCGGTGCCGATGCCGCCCGTGCCAAGCCCACTTATCCTAGCCTGCTAGGGCTTGCGGGCGCACAGCGCAAAGCACAAGCGCTGATTGATGAGGCCATTGCCGCCCTCGCCCCCCTGGGTGAGCGTGCCGCACCGCTGGCCGATCTGGCGCACTATATGATCGAGCGCGACCACTAA
- a CDS encoding exodeoxyribonuclease VII small subunit — MSEHTPPAQDFAATVSQLESLVERLESGDLSLEDALTAFEQGVRLTRDAQQRLDSAELKVRALSEDRDGRLAVAPFAATPDDTAQTNGDDSEETPPW, encoded by the coding sequence ATGAGCGAACACACACCACCCGCGCAAGATTTTGCCGCAACGGTCTCACAGTTAGAGAGCCTTGTGGAACGCCTTGAGTCCGGCGACCTCTCATTGGAAGATGCGCTGACAGCTTTCGAGCAAGGCGTCCGGCTAACCCGTGACGCCCAGCAGCGTCTCGACAGCGCAGAGCTAAAGGTGCGCGCCTTAAGCGAAGACCGCGACGGCCGTTTAGCGGTCGCCCCCTTTGCTGCCACCCCGGACGACACTGCCCAAACCAATGGGGACGACAGCGAGGAGACGCCACCATGGTAA
- a CDS encoding D-3-phosphoglycerate dehydrogenase — translation MAKTSLDKSKIKILLLEGVHQSAVDNFHNAGYENIELLPTSLDEEALIEKIRDVHFIGIRSRTQLTERVFAAAEKLVSVGCFCIGTNQVDLEAALKRGIAVFNAPYSNTRSVAELVLAEAIMLLRGIPEKNARAHQGGWLKSAKNSHEARGKTLGIVGYGSIGAQLSVLAESLGFNVIFYDVITKLGMGNANQVASLEQLLERSDVVSLHVPDLPSTRWMMGAKEIAAMKDGAILINAARGSVVEIEPLADAIKAGKLNGAAIDVFPVEPKGNDEEFQSPLRGLENVILTPHIGGSTLEAQENIGIEVAEKLITYSDNGTTVTSVNFPEVALPAHPDKHRLLHIHDNVPGVLSQINRVLSENGINISGQYLQTNDKVGYVVIDVDKAYGPQALEALREVEHTLKIRALYSAHNS, via the coding sequence ATGGCCAAAACGTCCCTGGACAAGAGCAAGATCAAGATCCTGCTGCTCGAGGGCGTCCACCAAAGCGCGGTGGACAATTTTCACAACGCAGGCTACGAGAACATCGAGCTTCTGCCTACCTCGCTAGATGAAGAGGCGCTGATCGAGAAGATCCGCGACGTTCACTTCATCGGCATTCGCTCTCGCACTCAGTTAACCGAGCGGGTGTTCGCAGCGGCAGAGAAGCTGGTGAGCGTTGGCTGTTTCTGTATCGGTACCAACCAAGTTGACCTGGAAGCAGCGCTCAAACGCGGTATCGCCGTGTTCAATGCGCCTTACTCCAACACCCGTTCGGTGGCCGAGTTGGTGCTGGCAGAAGCGATTATGCTGCTGCGCGGTATTCCTGAGAAAAACGCCCGTGCCCACCAGGGTGGTTGGCTGAAATCAGCGAAAAACTCCCACGAAGCACGGGGTAAAACCCTGGGTATCGTGGGCTACGGCAGCATTGGTGCGCAGCTCTCTGTATTGGCCGAGTCGCTGGGCTTCAACGTCATTTTTTACGATGTCATCACCAAGCTGGGGATGGGTAACGCGAACCAAGTGGCCAGCCTTGAGCAACTGCTTGAACGTTCAGACGTGGTTAGCCTACACGTGCCCGACCTGCCTTCAACCCGCTGGATGATGGGCGCGAAAGAGATTGCGGCCATGAAAGATGGCGCCATCCTAATTAACGCAGCCCGTGGCAGCGTGGTGGAAATTGAGCCGCTGGCAGACGCTATTAAGGCCGGCAAACTTAACGGTGCCGCCATCGACGTTTTTCCGGTGGAGCCTAAAGGCAACGATGAAGAGTTCCAAAGCCCGCTGCGTGGCCTGGAAAATGTGATCCTGACGCCGCATATCGGTGGCTCTACCTTGGAAGCCCAGGAGAACATCGGTATTGAAGTGGCGGAGAAGCTGATCACTTATTCAGATAACGGCACCACGGTGACCTCGGTCAACTTCCCCGAAGTGGCGCTGCCAGCGCACCCGGACAAGCACCGCTTGCTGCACATTCACGATAACGTGCCCGGCGTACTTTCCCAGATTAACCGTGTGCTGTCTGAAAACGGCATCAATATCTCGGGTCAGTATCTGCAAACCAACGATAAAGTGGGCTACGTCGTCATCGACGTGGATAAAGCTTACGGCCCCCAGGCGCTGGAAGCTTTGAGAGAAGTCGAGCACACACTGAAAATTCGTGCTCTCTACTCGGCGCACAATAGTTAA
- a CDS encoding quercetin 2,3-dioxygenase → MQIRRSIERGYADHGWLRSYHTFSFANYMDPNHMGFRALRVINEDRVTPGNGFGAHPHRDMEILSYVLEGEMEHRDNMGNGEVIRPGDVQRMSAGIGVLHSEFNHSKENGLHFLQIWIQPAKRGITPSYEQKHFPVSERQSQWRLVVSQEGREGSVSINQDVNLYASLLSPGDQVAPPATRYAWLHVVKGAVEVNGETLTTGDAAAFTPEEVITLTCKEAGEVLLFDLA, encoded by the coding sequence ATGCAGATTCGTCGTTCAATCGAGCGGGGCTATGCCGATCACGGCTGGTTGCGCTCCTACCATACGTTCTCGTTCGCCAATTATATGGACCCTAACCATATGGGATTCCGTGCGCTGAGGGTTATCAACGAAGACCGGGTAACGCCTGGTAACGGTTTTGGCGCCCACCCCCACCGGGACATGGAAATTCTCTCCTATGTATTGGAAGGGGAAATGGAACATCGTGACAATATGGGCAATGGCGAGGTCATCCGCCCAGGCGACGTGCAGCGCATGTCGGCGGGCATCGGCGTACTGCACAGTGAGTTCAATCACTCCAAAGAGAATGGCCTGCACTTTCTACAGATTTGGATTCAGCCTGCTAAACGCGGCATTACGCCCAGCTACGAACAGAAACACTTTCCCGTTTCTGAACGTCAGAGCCAGTGGCGTTTAGTGGTTTCCCAGGAAGGACGCGAGGGGTCGGTGAGTATCAATCAGGACGTTAACCTCTACGCGAGTTTACTTAGCCCTGGGGATCAGGTGGCACCACCTGCTACCCGTTACGCATGGCTACACGTGGTAAAAGGCGCGGTAGAGGTTAACGGGGAAACGCTGACCACCGGCGATGCGGCAGCGTTCACCCCCGAAGAGGTAATAACACTGACCTGTAAAGAGGCGGGCGAAGTGCTGCTGTTTGACCTTGCGTGA
- a CDS encoding enoyl-CoA hydratase (Catalyzes the reversible hydration of unsaturated fatty acyl-CoA to beta-hydroxyacyl-CoA), which translates to MPTPPTTPLAADNLLQRSDHQGVTTLTLNQPERFNALSEAMLSALQSALDDIAQDEQVRCVVLAASGKAFCAGHDLKQMRANPDKAYYQALFARCGAVMQAIVNLPVPVIAKVQGIATAAGCQLVASCDLAVAASSARFAVSGINVGLFCSTPAVALSRNVARKRAMEMLLTGEFISAAQAAEWGLINRVAEDDALDSAVDALTASICAKSAVAVRTGKAMFSRQLAMPLDEAYAFAGETMACNMQAEDVGEGIDAFIAKRAPQWRHR; encoded by the coding sequence ATGCCAACTCCCCCCACGACACCCCTGGCCGCGGATAATTTGCTTCAGCGTTCTGACCACCAGGGCGTTACCACGCTAACCCTTAACCAGCCTGAACGTTTTAATGCACTCTCTGAAGCAATGCTCTCGGCGCTGCAAAGCGCGTTAGACGACATCGCCCAGGATGAGCAGGTGCGCTGTGTGGTACTTGCCGCGAGTGGGAAAGCGTTTTGCGCGGGGCACGATTTAAAACAGATGCGCGCTAACCCTGATAAAGCCTACTACCAAGCGCTGTTTGCGCGCTGCGGCGCGGTGATGCAGGCAATTGTTAACCTGCCGGTGCCAGTGATTGCTAAAGTCCAGGGTATTGCCACAGCTGCCGGCTGCCAGCTCGTCGCCAGCTGCGATTTAGCGGTGGCGGCCAGCAGCGCGCGGTTTGCGGTGTCGGGCATTAACGTAGGGTTATTTTGCTCAACCCCTGCGGTAGCACTATCGCGTAATGTTGCCCGTAAGCGGGCCATGGAAATGCTGCTCACCGGAGAGTTTATCAGCGCGGCCCAGGCGGCCGAGTGGGGGCTAATCAACCGCGTCGCAGAGGACGATGCGCTAGACAGCGCGGTTGATGCTTTGACCGCAAGTATTTGCGCCAAAAGCGCGGTGGCGGTTCGCACTGGTAAAGCGATGTTTTCCCGTCAGCTAGCGATGCCGTTGGATGAAGCCTACGCCTTTGCTGGCGAAACCATGGCCTGCAATATGCAGGCAGAAGACGTTGGCGAAGGCATAGATGCCTTTATTGCCAAGCGCGCTCCCCAGTGGCGACACCGTTAG
- a CDS encoding transcriptional repressor IclR (regulates the glyoxylate bypass operon (aceBAK), which encodes isocitrate lyase, malate synthase and isocitrate dehydrogenase kinase/phosphorylase): MSEVKRRSVGRPAGATKASGGHSQSLVRGLTLLEYLSASPLGLALSELAEMADLAPSTTHRLLQALQSQGFVTQESEQGLWRIDVKTFRIGNSFLEARDVVAKSRPFLRRLTAETGETANLGIRDGATAVFLAQHESPQMMRMITRLGSRAPLHASGVGKALLAWMSEEERAELLKGYELGRVTENTLYQTDTLLTEMAAIRAQGFACDREEHAIGLHCVAACIYDEHRTPLAAISVSGPMARIPEERLLALGALVRKIADEITLQLGGHLPRC, from the coding sequence GTGAGTGAAGTCAAGCGCAGGTCAGTCGGACGCCCGGCGGGAGCCACCAAAGCAAGCGGCGGGCACAGCCAATCGTTGGTACGTGGCCTCACGCTGCTTGAGTATTTATCAGCAAGCCCACTAGGGCTAGCCCTTTCAGAACTGGCGGAAATGGCCGACCTTGCGCCCTCTACCACCCACCGTTTGCTGCAAGCGCTGCAGAGCCAAGGCTTTGTGACCCAAGAGAGCGAGCAGGGGCTATGGCGAATCGATGTGAAAACGTTCCGCATTGGTAACAGCTTTTTGGAAGCTCGGGACGTGGTCGCCAAAAGCCGCCCTTTTTTACGCCGCTTAACCGCAGAGACCGGCGAAACTGCCAACCTGGGCATCCGAGATGGCGCAACGGCTGTGTTTTTGGCCCAGCATGAGTCACCTCAAATGATGCGCATGATTACGCGCTTGGGCTCCCGCGCCCCGCTTCACGCGTCGGGCGTGGGTAAAGCGCTGTTAGCCTGGATGAGCGAGGAGGAGCGCGCCGAACTGCTGAAAGGCTACGAGCTTGGCCGGGTCACCGAAAACACCCTCTACCAAACCGACACCCTGTTAACAGAAATGGCCGCCATTCGCGCCCAGGGGTTTGCCTGCGATCGCGAAGAGCATGCCATCGGCCTGCACTGCGTCGCTGCTTGTATTTATGATGAGCATAGAACGCCGCTGGCGGCGATTTCGGTGTCTGGGCCAATGGCGCGCATTCCTGAAGAGCGCTTGTTAGCGCTGGGTGCACTGGTGCGCAAAATCGCCGACGAGATCACGCTACAGTTAGGCGGTCATCTGCCCCGTTGTTAA